The Cucumis melo cultivar AY chromosome 9, USDA_Cmelo_AY_1.0, whole genome shotgun sequence genome includes the window GAAATATCCCAATTGACTTTGTGAGGTCAAAAGATAATATTGTGGATCCACTTATTAAAGGCCTAATTAGGGAGCTGGTTGAAAGTACATAAAAAAGAATGGGATTAAAGCCTATAATATGAAGTTACTCAGAGAGGCAACCTAACCTATAGTTGAATAGAAATTCCAAGATCTAGGCTTAACGAAAAAACCGATCTCTAGATAACATAATGATCACTACATTGAAATCTTTCACCCATTCTACGTATGATGAGGTTATGCTAGTGTGGTTTCAGGATAAGCATTATGCTTTCAATGATTTTTGAAAGTggtaattattaataaaagagCATATACGATGTTCTGTACAGGAATCACCTATGTGAGTGTGAATGGGTCGTTTCTGTGAGAATTCTAAGACGAATTCTCTAAAACACTCATGAGATCAGGCAGTGTTCAAGGCCAAAACAACCACAATCATGACAACAAACTTAATTATAACGAGAAACTATGTGATatctatttttttagtttactCTAGAACGGTTGACAGTTTAAGGCATCATGTCCACTAATTAACCAAGTAAACATGATTAATGTTCACTTAGGAAAGTTCAAAGTTTATACTACTTATCCTAATGTAGGTCCTCCATTGGAAAATACCGAACGCatatttttcttccatttttcaaCTTACCATTTATGGAGGAGATTGTTGGAATAAATGATTATTGTTTATGTTTCTTCATGAATGGAtgttgttggaatttgtgtcctaaaacttgtactttgttatttgattcaataaaatttattattgaatgctataaccttaaaaccaataagttaCGGTCTTGAGGCTATTTTAATGAGTTTGTcgaatacacttgaactttatgtatagacataaacatggattaagttcgagttaatagaccaaatagtctatagtgtatgaataaggttggtcGCCTTATTCTAGATGAACACTATAGATGCGGCCCGCTCcttagttagtacaaacgatgtaatcttgaatcgttcatgtagagacatgggagtgggggacATCCTATATAAATGGTTTgtataagactggaaccacaaaatagtcactttttgttataacaccgtaaactataaactggttatttcatttatgatgatctaggtaacttgatcttaatcctgagataactatgaacttctgttcattcggtagcaTCCTTAGATCTatataggtgagggcaactcaacatcactggtccaataagcctcccatttcaggggtaagaccgagtggatagctggggacatagggtgcaagatggaattcactcatacccacttctgggatagtagatgggttgttcccttaaggactgaatccaagtcttgaacaatgggccccaccttctcattgacccgagaaggattcaggtttttaggttggaccttaaaccaattgttcaatagtggatcaatgggtcttaaggaataaattgtaatctcgggggtaaaacgatattttgatccagtcaagattacaaacaacctgtgaaggatcgacttacccatcatggttatatcaggtggacagaaatatatttatagtgaggggagtgcaactaagagtcttaagtggaatgactctttagttaacgaatgttgattaagcttgatctaaaagagtttagtcagttaatctccaatcgttggagcccatgatctataggtccattaggttcccctactagctcatatggattcaactaagaacaagtatgatgaagtaattcgaattgttcgaataaagattagagagagaaaccgacaaatatataagatataagtcgacagaaataaactttaagttttgtgtttaaatatgatttaaataatatgaatatagattcatgtTTAAAAGCTAAAAAGTTTAGatacggtcaaagttgtaatagtcaacatgttgacttttaactttgaactttgatcagatttatattcaaatataatttaaaatttagagaaatgaatacggattcatactccggaggttagaattagtcaagacggaaaaattagtaaaaagtcaaaaagttgacttttgactaagaaaagtcaaagtttgaatttgacttaattggtcaaatgaccaaaatgtccctttgactaattactttattaattaacggttaatgggaaatgtgacAGATTATTGTGAATTTAAAGCTACTAATTTtgattaaagagttaatgatttgattaggtgttgattatatatgaaataatttacatgcaaattgaaTGTATATTTCGTATAAAACTTTTCATTATCGAATGAGAAAAGGAGAACGTTTTCTTTCAAAAagaacacctaaacgatacgctcccatctctctctatatttcactttacaaaaccgagtcccacaactccgttcttggtcctgagcatagtaggtcaacttggtggttgtccttgctcgtgattttcaggcatagaagaagctttggatcgaagaagaagttgagaactacaaaggtaagtacatcgtttaccttccaaacttttcgtttaggtccatcccatagcatgtgcatgttagcttctaaatcgtttagatgcatatagagtaaagcatgatctatatcttccgctgcagcatgcctctagtttttttttttccattagaTGCATCATGAATAgatgcatcacttcatgaaaaCTAATAACTATATTATAGAAAAAGATACGACTTTTCGAATAACCACGAATAAGTCTATAAATAAGgttcttttttatttggttgtagAAGATATCATTTCCATAATCCTTTGTCCTCTTCAAAAAGAATTTCTCTCCATTATCCACAATCTTGACGTTCGATAGATCCAAGTTTGTTGATCTTCTAGATGGGGTGCTACTTTTAGAAGAAAGATGATATGTTCTATCTCATGAGACAATTACTCTAAAAAGTCAAGCATTAGGGTGAGTAAATTTGACTTAAAGAGACAACGTGAATTCGTTAGGCTCAGATCTATAATACATATATGATTTTCTATTTGTTGTGATGATAATTTTGATAACACGCTCAAATGAGACGTATaaggggacctccaatggattttcactaagaatataaaacttcaaagcatgatcattgcttaactcaaatggaggagcttaaTTTTCCACTTTTATCTCATATATTCATCTTAactttatgtcgaactttgaagggtcaacttctgcaagatCGTATAATTCAATCagtaaatctttgtgtgttaattctttactaacaacaatgccttttaacatgcatccttcatattttcttcgtccctcatctcATACACCATCGTAatgcactaaaatccgaacatgtgtcATGCTTAAACCACCTCATACTTTTTAGTCCTTGCAAAAATTAATTGGAAGTTGAAGTAGACATATTGCATAAAACAAGTATATAACTTATTTGGGATTAGGCATATGAAGTTTGAAAGTTGCATGATACATGCGAGATACAAATAGGTAGGTAAAACTTTCTAAAACATGTGTAGAAGCACCCTAAATCACATCAAACAAATATACAATTAATTTGGGATTATACATACATTACAAGTTTAGAGGTTACAAGATATTTGTGAGATTAAAAACCAGTAgctaaaaatagaataaaacaTGCATAGTTGCATCTTAAACAAGTAAATGACTAATTCGACATTGGACATTTAAAGTTTAGAAGTTGCGAAATGTTTTCGAAATGCAAAAAACAATAGCTAAAAACTCCCTAAACATGTATAGAAGCATCCTGAATCACCCAAGAACAAGTATATAGTTCATTTGAGATTAAACATTTGAACTTAAGAATCTACGAGATGCTTGCGAGATATTTgcaagatgaaaaaaaaaataacaaaaaacttGCTACTAAGTTTGAAACGACCCTAAATCAACTTGgaacaattaaaaaatagattaggtttataaatttaagatttaaagGTTCTACCAAGAGAGGAGGACAAAAAATAACCATTGgataagaaaattttcattaaagGCAAAATTGACTTTTACCTCTCATTCGATTctaaaactctatttttttttcaaactcgATCCTAAAATTCATCACACTTCCAAAATTGGCCTATTATTGTCGATTTCTCCTCATCAAACATATCATATCTAACCATTTTGCTTACATACAAAGGGACGACATGTTTGATTGAACTATTGTGCTTTTCAACCTTGACGGTGGATTATCCTCACGATGGTGTAACCCAACATTTTCCACACACTCTTACTCGCGATAGGAAGACCTATCCCAATTCGATGCCATCTCCAAAGCCTAGCTCCATTTCAAGACCATTCCACCTTTAGAAAGGTCCATGTGAGCCCCGATGTGATCTCTATGGATGAAAGGATTCATTTGGAAAATAACACTTCTTAAGTTATTATTGAACATATACAACTCATTctcttttaaacaaaatttgtAAATGTGTTTCAagattttgtaattttaaaaaattattgtgTGTTTTAGACCGACAAACCAAGTAAATTTTAGTGAGATTTGAGTTCATGGAAAGGATCTAACTCATAGATATATTGCACATTCTTCACcttattagaaaataaaaaaaacacacacacactatATATTTTCTACTACAACTACCATTTATTAGTCCATATATTTGAGATGCTACAGTCGTAGTTTATTAATGATAAGTTAGACATACTATATTCAAATTCAAAATGACATAAGAATCTCTCGAGTCGTATTGCTTCTATTATGGTTGGAAATGCCACAAACTTAGCTTATATTATAGATAAGCTTATATAAAGGATTAAGTATAGAATTTGTTTTTAACAGCGTTATATGTTGCTCATTTGTTATGTAATTAACATAATCTTTGTAAAGTTTAAAACTATTCAACCAATTCATTTCAAAGAATAACTACGAAGAACtaacattttattaaaaatttaagaattgAATTTGAACCATTAATGACATTTTTAGCGAATGATGAACATAATCAAGGCCATTAGAAAGATATTTCAATTTGAAGAATATGCAATAACATAATTACATATCTAAGTTACTCAACATTCCAACTAACTTTTAACTAATCCTTATTAAGGGgaaaaaaattacatacaaTATACATGGAAGTTTCTTAGTTCCTTGAACCATTTCTCAGCCACCTGATCCGATCATATGAACACCTCCAAAATAGAAGCAAGCAGTTTATTTATACCTCAGCTTCTCTTTTAGGTCGATTTCGAGTTCGTGGAAGAGTTGGTTTTTCTTCAAAAGATATTTCTGTACCATCTTTTTCGTAATCCTCATCTTCCTCCATGATGGCTTGATTAAGAGCAAGCTGTTTCACAAACAAAATGCAACAGAAGGCTCAGTGCCGATTCCCCAATTATAGGAATCAATTTCCCTGAAGAAACAGTTCCCCATACATAAAAATGAAACATGTTATGTGTTTTTTTCAGCTCTTTTATAATAAGAATGTGGAATTTATGTGAAGCTCCATGAAAACACATCCATGATGGTGTTTGccatcttcttcctctccctATTCTAATGCTTCCAAAATATTCCTGCTTTAAGCAAGGTCAGCAGGTCTACAAGGTGATCAAGGTGGGAATAACTTGAGATGCCTTCAAAGTCCTAATTTAGGCTTTTAACACATGGCAAACCTATAAGTTATGAACATTAGGCCTATGGGGTGTCCAAGGTGGGAAGAACTGGGTTTTTGAAAACCAAGCTTATAAATATTACTTTCACAtctcattttgttttttctgctatctactttttaagttttaaagtccaagttaatttttgaaaaacatgTTTTGGTTTTGAAAGTCGGCTATAATAACTCAAATATTTCTCTAGGAAGGATAAAGACAAAAAAGTTGTGACAAAAAAAGCATAGTTCTCAAAAACTAAATGGTTAATAAACCATGGCCTAGTCATTTAACATCCTTGTGGTCTTTCAGAACTGGCCTTAAGGTACCCTCTCTCGAGCTCAGTGGTAGTGGTAATTGGCGGGAACTGAGGACATATGAGGCCCTCTCTCGAGCTTACTGATACTAGATTATCCAATTCAATTGGGAGATCATCTAATCAAATGGCCATGAATCAACAAAAACAAGCTTTTGAGCACTGATGAACAAAGGGGGCAGCTTTAGCGTGGGTGGGGCCGTGGGGGTATCACTCCTTTTTCTGATCCCATTGAACTTGAAAGTGTGGTTAACAAATTAAAGCAATCACCCCCATGGATAAGGAAGTAAAATCAGTTCTTGCAGAGCTAGCTTGAATGCATCTTGGTAACAATGTCTCAATCCTGTAATATTTGACCTCAATAAACTCATAAAACACTGCACAATCCTAGTTTAGGTGCTACCATGTTAGAAGGCAAGCCATGTCTCCATTGACTAAAACCATAAAACAAAACAACCATACATATTGTAACAGTAAAACATAAGCAAATGTGACATTCCTCAACAGTTGACAGTAGCCTTAATTAAATCAAACACAAACCTCAGTACAATAAAAGTCTCATTTCAAAGCTCAAGTAAACTTATTTAAACCAAACTTGAACGGCAAACCACCAGAATCTCACCAAAATCCAGTTCCACAAACAAAATGAAGCGAAATTAGATGAATGGAAGTTACCTCCTCAAGAAACTTCTTGTCAAGGTTATCGCCGATTTTAAGGGCGGTGAGGACAGTGATGAGAATAAGAGATAAAGGGATGGAGAAGGCGAAGATGTAACTGCTGGTGCTGGCGCCGGCACGAGTCTTCACCACTCGTAAGGTCCTGGAGGGCGATGGGTGGGCGGAGAATCTGACCGGCGGGGAAAAAGTGAAGGGTCTGAAGAATGCCCGTGGGGGAGCAAGGGGGAGAGAGGAAAAGGGGAAGGGTCGGGTGGAGATAAGGAACCTGGCCATGGGTATTGGAAGTTGATGGAATTGGAATGGACATTGTTGGAGGTTTGAAGTTGTTACTATGTAAATGGGTGTGATGATAATGGATGGCCCAACTCCAATTCAATGGGCCTCTTCACAATTACCCATTTGAAACATAtagtaacattttttaaaaataaaaaaatatagcCAAATCAATCGGGGGCGAGAGAAGTTTATCAGagttaaattttgctatatttacaattttttaaaaatgttgctatgtacttcattattattcctaaaattgcAACCAATCATAATTACCCTCTAGAATATATGTATTTCAATAAGTTCCAAAATTGATCTTTTAAGATACATACGATGGTGGTACTTGACTCCTTGGTTGTTTCTGTTTGGGAATTCTTACCATCTAAGTAACTTATGGTTCTTTAGGTTATGGAGCTTAATTGTATTTGTTACTTTAGACTGATTGTTAGCCAAAATGTTAAGTTTGGAGAGTTACTTGGTATATTGTTATCATGCTGGGTGTGAGTGTAATATGTGTGTTTATGGTGCTACTTCGTGCCCTATC containing:
- the LOC103503402 gene encoding uncharacterized protein LOC103503402, with the translated sequence MARFLISTRPFPFSSLPLAPPRAFFRPFTFSPPVRFSAHPSPSRTLRVVKTRAGASTSSYIFAFSIPLSLILITVLTALKIGDNLDKKFLEELALNQAIMEEDEDYEKDGTEISFEEKPTLPRTRNRPKREAEV